One genomic window of Musa acuminata AAA Group cultivar baxijiao unplaced genomic scaffold, Cavendish_Baxijiao_AAA HiC_scaffold_1137, whole genome shotgun sequence includes the following:
- the LOC103973029 gene encoding vacuolar fusion protein CCZ1 homolog isoform X2, translating to MVMIVEKNKDNESDWRCDALIDVLKEAHSLFTMFNGSLQALLDKQPSGELARSRLYTFINDYLSDFYVGKKIQVPSFRDCLKERRTVQMLTVSREVAIEVQSLATVIGTSSLGSIACKSLILFQDLLVATTLSPGDTANMFTYAVLRLTPHALSSNTSSWSYLRRGVSGSSITASSGLLNSRSAPEEYHHGSHDSSMGEQSNRYHMPRPLQRDNWSKGKDGFLVCDIQLNVGGLVYLAPVVWLQQSEEHMYLCIYQHRNLTIIVLIPICSQTDGEQGIALVKKQLLENASEKIVHVEEKLSRGWGGENAYHVSGYRYLLVDTDKRISRTSPPGKVMTLAKDSLFTLNKLREEVDLEKTRANREKPDQEKNLEICIRAKNNSWIIAKITQGRELYMVMEKANETLLYASDAVEKFSDRYCDGAFSLD from the exons ATGGTTATG ATAGTGGAGAAGAATAAAGATAATGAATCTGATTGGCGTTGTGATGCCTTAATAGACGTACTCAAGGAAGCACATTCTCTTTTCACGATGTTCAATGGTTCTTTGCAAGCTTTACTTGATAAACAACCCAGTGGTGAACTTGCACGCAGCCGTTTGTATACATTTATCAATGACTATCTTTCAG ATTTTTATGTTGGCAAAAAGATTCAAGTGCCATCTTTTCGTGACTGTCTCAAGGAAAGAAGAACTGTTCAAATGCTGACCGTCTCTCGTGAAGTGGCAATCGAAGTTCAG TCACTTGCCACAGTTATAGGAACTTCAAGTTTAGGAAGCATAGCGTGCAAGTCACTTATATTGTTTCAAGATCTGCTGGTGGCCACAACACTTTCTCCT GGTGACACAGCAAACATGTTTACTTATGCTGTTCTAAGGTTAACTCCTCATGCTTTATCCTCCAACACAAGTTCTTGGTCCTATTTAAGGAGGGGAGTTTCTGGTTCAAGTATTACTGCAAGCTCTGGTTTGCTAAATTCTAGATCTGCACCAGAAGAGTATCATCATGGATCTCATGATTCTTCTATGGGAGAACAAAGTAACAGATATCACATGCCAAGGCCTCTACAACGTGACAATTGGTCTAAAGGAAAGGATGGTTTTCTTGTCTGTGATATTCAGCTTAATGTTGGTGGTTTAGTTTATCTAGCACCAGTAGTTTGGCTTCAGCAGAGTGAAGAGCACATGTATCTTTGTATCTACCAGCATCGAAATCTCACGATTATAGTCCTAATTCCCATATGTTCGCAGACAGATGGAGAGCAGGGGATAGCTCTGGTCAAAAAACAGCTTCTTGAAAAT GCATCAGAAAAGATTGTACATGTCGAAGAGAAACTATCCAGAGGATGGGGTGGTGAAAATGCTTACCATGTCAGTGGTTACCGCTACTTATTGGTTGACACTGACAAGAGGATATCAAGGACTTCTCCACCAGGGAAAGTGATGACTCTTGCAAAA GACTCATTATTTACCCTCAACAAACTAAGAGAAGAGGTTGATCTAGAAAAAACGAGAGCAAACAGAGAAAAGCCAGACCAAGAAAAAAATCTGGAAATATGCATTAGAGCTAAAAACAATTCATGGATAATTGCTAAGATAACACAAGGGAGAGAGCTGTACATGGTTATGGAGAAGGCGAATGAGACTCTTCTTTATGCATCCGATGCTGTGGAGAAGTTCAGCGACAG GTATTGTGATGGAGCATTTTCGCTGGACTAG
- the LOC103973029 gene encoding vacuolar fusion protein CCZ1 homolog isoform X1: protein MGLPAMAANEGIQLCVFDSRRGHQEGQELDKILFFFPSDFPYSVQLSVVGLSEGLITFTRIFSPDAACEVIEEERHSHVFYQAEPDIWMVMIVEKNKDNESDWRCDALIDVLKEAHSLFTMFNGSLQALLDKQPSGELARSRLYTFINDYLSDFYVGKKIQVPSFRDCLKERRTVQMLTVSREVAIEVQSLATVIGTSSLGSIACKSLILFQDLLVATTLSPGDTANMFTYAVLRLTPHALSSNTSSWSYLRRGVSGSSITASSGLLNSRSAPEEYHHGSHDSSMGEQSNRYHMPRPLQRDNWSKGKDGFLVCDIQLNVGGLVYLAPVVWLQQSEEHMYLCIYQHRNLTIIVLIPICSQTDGEQGIALVKKQLLENASEKIVHVEEKLSRGWGGENAYHVSGYRYLLVDTDKRISRTSPPGKVMTLAKDSLFTLNKLREEVDLEKTRANREKPDQEKNLEICIRAKNNSWIIAKITQGRELYMVMEKANETLLYASDAVEKFSDRYCDGAFSLD from the exons ATGGGATTGCCGGCCATGGCTGCTAATGAAGGCATACAATTATGTGTTTTTGACTCGAGAAGGGGACATCAGGAGGGCCAAGAACTTGACAAGattttgttcttttttccttCAGATTTCCCTTACTCTGTGCAGCTATCTGTTGTAGGACTTTCAGAAGGACTAATTACTTTCACAAG AATATTTTCTCCTGATGCTGCTTGTGAGGTCATCGAAGAGGAGCGACATTCCCATGTGTTCTATCAAGCTGAGCCAGATATATGGATGGTTATG ATAGTGGAGAAGAATAAAGATAATGAATCTGATTGGCGTTGTGATGCCTTAATAGACGTACTCAAGGAAGCACATTCTCTTTTCACGATGTTCAATGGTTCTTTGCAAGCTTTACTTGATAAACAACCCAGTGGTGAACTTGCACGCAGCCGTTTGTATACATTTATCAATGACTATCTTTCAG ATTTTTATGTTGGCAAAAAGATTCAAGTGCCATCTTTTCGTGACTGTCTCAAGGAAAGAAGAACTGTTCAAATGCTGACCGTCTCTCGTGAAGTGGCAATCGAAGTTCAG TCACTTGCCACAGTTATAGGAACTTCAAGTTTAGGAAGCATAGCGTGCAAGTCACTTATATTGTTTCAAGATCTGCTGGTGGCCACAACACTTTCTCCT GGTGACACAGCAAACATGTTTACTTATGCTGTTCTAAGGTTAACTCCTCATGCTTTATCCTCCAACACAAGTTCTTGGTCCTATTTAAGGAGGGGAGTTTCTGGTTCAAGTATTACTGCAAGCTCTGGTTTGCTAAATTCTAGATCTGCACCAGAAGAGTATCATCATGGATCTCATGATTCTTCTATGGGAGAACAAAGTAACAGATATCACATGCCAAGGCCTCTACAACGTGACAATTGGTCTAAAGGAAAGGATGGTTTTCTTGTCTGTGATATTCAGCTTAATGTTGGTGGTTTAGTTTATCTAGCACCAGTAGTTTGGCTTCAGCAGAGTGAAGAGCACATGTATCTTTGTATCTACCAGCATCGAAATCTCACGATTATAGTCCTAATTCCCATATGTTCGCAGACAGATGGAGAGCAGGGGATAGCTCTGGTCAAAAAACAGCTTCTTGAAAAT GCATCAGAAAAGATTGTACATGTCGAAGAGAAACTATCCAGAGGATGGGGTGGTGAAAATGCTTACCATGTCAGTGGTTACCGCTACTTATTGGTTGACACTGACAAGAGGATATCAAGGACTTCTCCACCAGGGAAAGTGATGACTCTTGCAAAA GACTCATTATTTACCCTCAACAAACTAAGAGAAGAGGTTGATCTAGAAAAAACGAGAGCAAACAGAGAAAAGCCAGACCAAGAAAAAAATCTGGAAATATGCATTAGAGCTAAAAACAATTCATGGATAATTGCTAAGATAACACAAGGGAGAGAGCTGTACATGGTTATGGAGAAGGCGAATGAGACTCTTCTTTATGCATCCGATGCTGTGGAGAAGTTCAGCGACAG GTATTGTGATGGAGCATTTTCGCTGGACTAG